The genome window GAAGATGGCAAACGGGGAGGACCGAAAAATAAAACTGGGGCTAATGGGCGCGATCGCGTTCTTCATGTTCCCTGTGGAACCATTGTTTATGACCTTGATACTGAAGAAATCATTGCCGATTTAGTTTACCACCAGCAACAAGTGTGTGTCGCCCAAGGCGGGAAAGGGGGTTTAGGTAATCGCCATTTTCTCAGTAATCACAATCGCGCCCCCGAAAAAGCACTGCCTGGACTTGCTGGAGAAGAGTACCGGTTACGTCTTGAATTGAAACTTTTGGCAGAAGTCGGGATTATTGGCTTACCCAATGCCGGAAAATCCACTTTAATTGCGGCAATTTCTTCGGCTCGTCCCAAAGTTGCCAATTATCCGTTTACGACCTTAGTTCCCAACTTAGGCATTGTGCGTAAACCCAGTGGTGATGGCACAGTTTTTGCTGATATTCCGGGGTTAATTGCCGGGGCGCATCAAGGGGTTGGTTTAGGGCATGAGTTTTTACGCCATATTGAACGCACGAAAATTCTGATTCATTTGATTGATGTCACTGCGGAAGCACCAGTGGACGATTATCAAATCATTCAAGATGAATTATTGGCGTATAAACCCAGTTTAGCCGAGCGCAAACAAATTTTAGTCTTGAATAAGGTGGATGCAGTAGATGAGGAAATTGAAGCAGGTGTGAGAGCGCAATTTAGCAAGGTGACCAATGACTCAATTTTATCGATTTCTGCCGTGGCGCGATCGGGCTTAGACGAATTGCTGAATCAGGTTTGGGAGGTGCTAGAACTGGTTCCTAACTAGCGGCTATTGATTTTTTCTTCTTATTTCTGATTGCAATCATAATCTAATTTTTTTGCGCGCTCTCAATCTCAATCAATTGACCCCTAAAACGCGATCGCGCTTTATAAAAGTTAATTACTTGGTAGTTTCCTTTGCAGAAATCACCTTATTCTTCCGGAGTTTTTGTGTCTTCAGGGGTGTTTTGTGGTTGTTGTTGAAGCATGTGTTGTTGCTGTTCACGAAACTGGGATGCAGCAGAATCAAGATTTTGCTGCTGATCAAGGCGGTATTCTTCTAGAGAACGACTTCTTCTGAAATTGGACTGATGGATTAAATCAAAGGGCTTGAACCCGTCTCCTAACTCAGTTGAAAATGTGTCTTGTTCACTGGATGGATAAGGGCTATCTTGTTCGAGAGGGGTTTGAGCAGATGCAGAGGACAATCCCATGGTAGAGAGTAAAGCCAGACTAACGCTAAAACTGAAAAATAAGTAACGAATCATAATAAGCGTAATAATTGGTGGGTAAACTTTTTTTATCATATCAATCTCGATCAATGTCAGAATCGACTCAAACCTCCGCTTCTGAAACCCCCAATTCTTCTGCAAACCATTCCACTTCACGACAACTGGCTTTAGTGGGCGCGATCGCGCTCTTAATTTTAGGTTGGCTCTGGGATAATAATTGGCTCATTGTACCCGGAATGATCAGTGTCTTTTCTTTATCTTGGTCAGTCGTTGTCTCCCCTGTGCAATTGCTCTATCAGCGTTTAAAGCCTCTCCCTTGGATCGCCGTGTTGGCTTGGTTTGGATCGATTCTTACTGTTCTGAGTGGATTGAAATTATTGGGAGTCGGACAACGCATCAATGAACGATTGACAGCGATTAAATGGGATGAATTTGGCTCTTGGGGAGAATGGTTTGGGGCGCTCGGACAAATTTTAATTGCAGTGATTGCGGTTTATGTGGCGTGGCGACAATATGTCATTTCTCGAGATTTAACGATCCAGCAAAATTTAATTACGCAACAGCAAACCATTGATACGTATTTTCAAGGCATCTGTGAATTGGCTCTGAGTAATGATGGCTTTCTCGAAGATTGGCCACAAGAACGAGCGTTTGCTGAAGGGCGCACGGCTGCAATTTTAAAGAGTGTTGATGGACCAGGCAAAGCGAAAATCATCCGCTTTTTGTCGCAATCTCGACTCTTAACCCCTCTCAAGCGCGATCGTCATTTAGGACGCCCGATTTTAGATGGTGAAGGGGGCTACGCAGAAGATCGACAACAAGGGATTCGTGTTATCGATCTGGGGGTGATGCTAGCTGGGGCTGATTTAAGTGGAACTGACTTGCGTTGGAGCGATTTAAGTGAAGCAAATTTCGTGCAGTCTCGATTTGATGGTTGTGAATTTTATGGGGCTAACTTATCTCGTAGCATTTTCTACGAAGCCAGTTTGGTTAATGCTGACTTGAGAAACACCCGTTTATTTTATGGGTCAGTGGAAACAGCAACCCCTCGCCGTCGGGGTAAAATGGGGAATTACGAAACGGGAGAAGGGACAGGTGCTGTCATTGAAAAAGCTAACTTTACTGGGGTTCAGGGATTAAGTGAAAGCCAACGGACTTATTGCTGTGCTTGGTGTGGTGAAGCGGCGAGAAAAACGATTCCGGGCGGATGTGAAGGGATTCCCAATCGGTTGGGACGATAAAAATAGTTAGATAATAGTTAGATAATAGTTAGATCTGCAATCAATCCGCTACGCGATTGCGCATCACCTAAGTTAAGTCTTTTTTACTCAGAAATTGTTTTTAAGAGAATACAATGTTTCCTTGGCTCATGTTGTCCTTGGCAGCCTTTTTTCTCGCTGATCGGGGTTAGTTTACTCTGATTACGTAAAAATTTACCACAGTAGTAAAGAGCAATTCTCAGCAAAAAGCAAGTGATACTTTCTTAAGTGGACTATTTCTAAAGTGGTAATCAATAAACAAAATTTGAGAGCAGTTTCTGGCAAAATAAAAGGCAAGCAAGACTAAACGTTTATCTTGTTAATTAATTTCTAAAAACTTTTTTCTTGAATTCAGCCCTCGAACCAAAAAGAATAGAAAGAATATGACTGCAAGCAACCACTCTGTGAATCCTTCCCTTTCTCCAACTTGGTTAACACCTGGCGTCCCAGAAATGCCCGATTCTGACCTTGCTCCAACCCAACTCTCCAATCACCAGTTAATTCTGCGCTGCCAGCAAGGAGTAAAGCCTGATCGCGCTGCTTTTTCAGAATTATTACGTCGGCATCAATCTCATGTGGAAAAGATGCTCTATCATCTTGCCCCCGACTGGTCAGATCGGGCAGATTTAGTGCAAGAAGTCTGGATCCGAGTCTACAGGAATATCCAACGACTCAAAGACCCCGTGAAATTTCGGGGTTGGCTCAGTCGCATTACAACCAATTTATTTTATGATGAGCTTCGCAAACGGAAACGCTTTAAAAGTCCGATTTCTTTAGATGCCCCCCGTCAAGTTGATGATGGAGAATTAACCTTTGAAGTCGCAACTGATTTTCCCAGCCCGGATCAAGATTTAAACAGTCAAGAGTTTTACGACCATCTCAACCGCGCGATCGCGGAACTCCCAGAAGCCTTCCGCAGTACGATCATTCTCAGAGAAATTGAAGGTTTCTCTTATGAAGAAATTGCAGAAATGACAGGGGTTTCTCTGGGCACGGTTAAATCGCGAATTGCTAGAGCGAGAGCCAAGCTACAAGATGTCTTGCAGCCCTATTTTGAGTTAGACTAAGTGAAGATACTAATTTTAATTTCTTAGTCTTAACACTAACTTCTCACCACCACTTAATGTCTTATACTCCGGCTTATCTAACATTTAGATCACCTTCAGCGGGAACTAACGTCAGTGAGTAAAGTCTGATCAGGAGGTAAAGTGATGACTAAGAAGTAAAGATTTAGTCACATCGAAATAACGGTGAAAAACATGGACAACCAACAACGCTTTGAGTTGTTAAGTGCTTATCTTGATCAAGAACTTTCTCCAGAAGAGACAAAAAAAGTTGAACAATGGTTAAAGGAAGATGAGAAAGCACAACGAACTTATCAAAATCTCTTACAA of Cyanobacteria bacterium GSL.Bin1 contains these proteins:
- the obgE gene encoding GTPase ObgE — protein: MQFIDQAEIEVIAGKGGDGIVAFRREKYVPAGGPAGGNGGRGGSVILEADENLQTLLDFKYNHCFRAEDGKRGGPKNKTGANGRDRVLHVPCGTIVYDLDTEEIIADLVYHQQQVCVAQGGKGGLGNRHFLSNHNRAPEKALPGLAGEEYRLRLELKLLAEVGIIGLPNAGKSTLIAAISSARPKVANYPFTTLVPNLGIVRKPSGDGTVFADIPGLIAGAHQGVGLGHEFLRHIERTKILIHLIDVTAEAPVDDYQIIQDELLAYKPSLAERKQILVLNKVDAVDEEIEAGVRAQFSKVTNDSILSISAVARSGLDELLNQVWEVLELVPN
- a CDS encoding pentapeptide repeat-containing protein → MSESTQTSASETPNSSANHSTSRQLALVGAIALLILGWLWDNNWLIVPGMISVFSLSWSVVVSPVQLLYQRLKPLPWIAVLAWFGSILTVLSGLKLLGVGQRINERLTAIKWDEFGSWGEWFGALGQILIAVIAVYVAWRQYVISRDLTIQQNLITQQQTIDTYFQGICELALSNDGFLEDWPQERAFAEGRTAAILKSVDGPGKAKIIRFLSQSRLLTPLKRDRHLGRPILDGEGGYAEDRQQGIRVIDLGVMLAGADLSGTDLRWSDLSEANFVQSRFDGCEFYGANLSRSIFYEASLVNADLRNTRLFYGSVETATPRRRGKMGNYETGEGTGAVIEKANFTGVQGLSESQRTYCCAWCGEAARKTIPGGCEGIPNRLGR
- a CDS encoding sigma-70 family RNA polymerase sigma factor, which encodes MPDSDLAPTQLSNHQLILRCQQGVKPDRAAFSELLRRHQSHVEKMLYHLAPDWSDRADLVQEVWIRVYRNIQRLKDPVKFRGWLSRITTNLFYDELRKRKRFKSPISLDAPRQVDDGELTFEVATDFPSPDQDLNSQEFYDHLNRAIAELPEAFRSTIILREIEGFSYEEIAEMTGVSLGTVKSRIARARAKLQDVLQPYFELD